The Epinephelus lanceolatus isolate andai-2023 chromosome 1, ASM4190304v1, whole genome shotgun sequence genome has a window encoding:
- the LOC117256263 gene encoding leucine-rich repeat neuronal protein 1-like, with protein MALSLQPWPPLLWLCMGLLLSSLSPIHGKECPHLCVCEIRPWFTPQSTYKEATTVDCNDLRLTHIPTNLSTDTQVLLLQSNAISHTSGELEALFNLTELDLSQNNFSTVEAVGLTSMNHLTTLHLEENQISQLPDHCLGNLSNLQELYINHNQISSISPRAFAGLHSLLRLHLNSNRLHVIDSRWFEETPNLEILMIGENPVIGLLDMNFKPLGSLRSLVLAGMDLTDVPANAFVGLDTLESISFYDNKLVRIPQLALQKVPNLKFLDLNKNPVHKIQEGDFRNMLRLKELGINNMMELVSVDRYALDNLPELTKLEATNNPKLSYVHRLAFRDMPSLESLMLNNNALTALYQHTVEVLPNLREISLHSNPLRCDCVIQWMSSNRTTVRFMEPLSMLCNSPPELRGQRVREVRLLESPEQCLPLISHNTFPGHLNLELGMSVSLDCRAMAEPEPEIYWVTPLGTKITTDTVSERYHLNNEGTLRLSHVQVEDSGRYTCVAQNTEGADTRVATIRVNGTLLDSAQVMKIYVKQTESHSILVSWKVNSNVMSSNLKWASATMKIDNPHITYTARVPVDVHEYNLTHLQPATEYEVCLTVSNVHLQTHKSCVNVTTRSATFALDLSDQHPSAAVLAVMATMLAFLSLATVGVYIARRWKRKNYHHSLKKYMLKTSSIPLNELYPPLINLWEAEGEKDKDGSAEGKPSPVDTTRSYYMW; from the coding sequence ATGGCGCTCAGCTTGCAGCCGTGGCCTCCTCTACTCTGGCTGTGCATGGGATTGcttctttcctctctgtctcccataCATGGCAAAGAATGTCCGCATTTGTGCGTGTGCGAGATCCGCCCTTGGTTTACCCCCCAGTCGACCTACAAGGAGGCAACAACAGTGGACTGCAATGACTTGAGGCTCACGCACATCCCTACCAACCTGTCCACGGATACTCAGGTGTTACTGCTCCAAAGTAACGCCATCTCTCACACCAGTGGAGAGCTGGAGGCGCTTTTCAACTTGACAGAGTTGGACCTTTCCCAGAACAACTTCAGCACTGTGGAAGCTGTGGGCCTCACAAGCATGAACCACCTGACCACCCTGCACCTAGAGGAGAACCAAATCAGCCAGCTGCCAGATCACTGCCTGGGAAACCTCTCCAATCTCCAGGAGCTCTACATCAACCACAACCAGATAAGCTCCATCTCCCCACGGGCATTCGCAGGCCTGCACAGCCTGCTGCGCCTTCATCTTAACTCCAACAGGCTCCATGTCATAGATAGCCGCTGGTTTGAAGAAACACCTAACCTTGAGATCCTAATGATTGGGGAGAACCCAGTTATTGGCCTCCTAGACATGAACTTCAAGCCTCTAGGAAGCCTGAGGAGTCTGGTCCTGGCCGGCATGGACCTCACTGATGTTCCAGCGAATGCTTTCGTAGGTTTGGATACCCTTGAAAGCATTTCTTTCTATGACAACAAACTGGTCAGAATCCCTCAACTGGCCCTTCAAAAAGTTCCCAATCTGAAGTTCTTGGATTTGAACAAAAATCCAGTTCACAAAATCCAGGAAGGAGATTTCAGGAACATGTTACGTCTGAAGGAGCTGGGTATCAATAACATGATGGAGTTAGTGTCAGTTGACCGCTATGCTCTGGACAACCTACCAGAACTGACAAAGCTGGAGGCCACCAACAACCCCAAGCTGTCCTATGTGCATAGGCTGGCCTTTAGGGACATGCCATCTTTGGAGAGCCTGATGCTTAACAACAACGCCCTCACTGCCCTTTACCAGCACACTGTGGAGGTATTGCCTAATCTGCGGGAGATCAGTCTGCATAGCAACCCATTGCGATGTGACTGTGTCATTCAGTGGATGAGTTCCAACAGGACCACAGTGCGCTTCATGGAGCCCTTGTCCATGCTCTGCAACTCCCCACCTGAACTCAGAGGCCAGCGGGTGCGAGAGGTAAGGCTGCTGGAGTCCCCAGAGCAATGTCTGCCACTCATATCCCACAACACCTTCCCCGGCCACTTGAACCTCGAGCTGGGCATGAGCGTCAGTCTCGACTGCAGGGCCATGGCCGAGCCAGAGCCTGAGATCTACTGGGTGACTCCCCTTGGGACCAAGATCACAACAGACACTGTGTCAGAGCGGTACCACCTGAACAATGAGGGGACCCTGCGGCTGTCTCATGTTCAGGTGGAGGATTCTGGCCGTTACACCTGTGTGGCCCAGAACACAGAAGGAGCTGACACACGAGTCGCTACAATCCGTGTAAATGGCACCCTGCTCGACAGCGCCCAGGTGATGAAAATCTACGTAAAGCAGACAGAGTCGCACTCCATCCTGGTCTCCTGGAAAGTCAATTCTAACGTCATGTCCTCCAACCTGAAATGGGCTTCAGCCACCATGAAGATTGACAACCCGCACATCACCTACACAGCTCGCGTCCCTGTGGATGTTCACGAGTACAACCTCACACACCTTCAACCTGCCACTGAGTATGAAGTCTGCCTCACGGTCTCCAACGTCCACCTGCAGACTCACAAGTCCTGCGTTAATGTGACAACACGTAGCGCTACCTTCGCACTGGACTTGTCAGACCAGCATCCGAGTGCAGCTGTACTGGCTGTCATGGCGACCATGCTGGCCTTCCTCAGTCTAGCCACTGTGGGTGTCTACATTGCCCGCAGATGGAAGAGAAAAAACTACCACCACTCTCTGAAGAAATACATGCTGAAGACTTCCTCCATCCCCCTGAACGAGCTTTACCCTCCGCTCATCAACCTGTGGGAGGCTGAGGGTGAGAAGGACAAAGACGGTAGCGCAGAGGGAAAACCCTCTCCTGTTGACACCACACGTAGTTATTACATGTGGTGA
- the sumf1 gene encoding formylglycine-generating enzyme codes for MPRCFALLLVFGCVNEVLCNQGSCGAQSEPAAPQRAAGCGCESLKRAAAVEPVEDGTESAEPADKYSRSANERHPEAQGEEKKIQSQMVLISGGEFLMGTDNPAIPADGEGPQRPVHVDSFYMDIQEVSVRQFESFVNATGYITEAEKFGDSFVFEGILSESVKNQITQAVAAAPWWLPVKGANWRHPDGPDSDITDRLDHPVLHVSWKDAVAYCSWANRRLPTEAEWEYACRGGLKDRLYPWGNKLNPKGQHYANLWQGDFPNHNSGEDGYIKTSPVMSFPANGFGLYDMVGNAWEWTSDWWTVHHTTDQQHNPTGPPSGTDKVKKGGSYMCHKSYCYRYRCAARSQNTPDSTASNLGFRCASQEQR; via the exons ATGCCTCGCTGTTTTGCCTTGTTGTTAGTCTTTGGTTGCGTGAATGAAGTGCTGTGTAATCAGGGTTCATGCGGGGCTCAGTCAGAACCCGCCGCCCCGCAGAGAGCAGCCGGCTGCGGCTGTGAGAGCCTGAAGAGAGCCGCTGCtgtggagcctgtggaggacGGGACAGAGTCTGCAGAGCCAGCGGACAAATACTCCAGAAGCGCCAATGAGAGGCACCCTGAGGCccagggagaggagaagaagataCAAAGTCAG ATGGTGCTGATTTCTGGAGGAGAGTTCCTGATGGGAACGGACAACCCAGCCATCCCTGCAGATGGCGAGGGTCCTCAGAGGCCGGTGCATGTGGACTCCTTCTACATGGACATCCAGGAAGTCTCTGTCAGACAGTTTGAAAGCTTCGTCAATGCCACAGGATACATTACTGag GCAGAGAAATTTGGAGACTCATTTGTATTCGAGGGGATTTTGAGTGAGAGTGTGAAGAACCAAATCACCCAGGCA GTGgctgctgccccctggtggcttcCAGTCAAAGGGGCCAACTGGAGGCACCCTGATGGTCCAGACTCTGACATCACAGACAG GCTGGACCATCCTGTTCTACATGTGTCCTGGAAAGATGCAGTCGCCTACTGTTCCTGGGCCAACAGGAGACTTCCTACAGAGGCAGAATGGGAGTACGCCTGCAGGGGCGGCCTCAAAGACAG ACTCTACCCCTGGGGAAACAAGTTGAACCCGAAAGGACAACACTACGCCAACCTCTGGCAGGGGGATTTCCCAAACCATAACTCTGGAGAGGATGGATACATCAAAACTTCACCG GTGATGTCCTTTCCCGCCAATGGTTTTGGGTTGTATGACATGGTGGGGAATGCTTGGGAATGGACTTCAGACTGGTGGACTGTGCATCACACCACAGACCAGCAACACAACCCA ACAGGTCCTCCATCAGGCACCGACAAGGTGAAGAAGGGAGGGTCCTACATGTGCCACAAG TCTTACTGTTACAGATACCGATGTGCAGCCCGTAGCCAGAACACTCCGGACAGCACAGCCTCTAACCTTGGTTTCCGCTGTGCCTCCCAGGAGCAGCGGTGA